A section of the Malus sylvestris chromosome 17, drMalSylv7.2, whole genome shotgun sequence genome encodes:
- the LOC126609791 gene encoding trimethyltridecatetraene synthase-like, which translates to MEATYVGAYVAAWLGALALILLSRRRLRHPKLNLPPGPKPWPIIGNLNLISHLPHRSVHELALKYGPIMQLKFGSYPVVVGSSVEMAKAFLKTHDVTFAGRPKFAAGKHTTYNYSDITWSPYGPYWRQARKMCITELFSNKRLESYEYIRREEMSALLKGLYDSSNSNVLLKDHLSTVSLNVISRMVLGKKYTDETKDAIVSPDEFKKMLDELFLLSGVLNIGDSIPWLDFLDLQGYIKRMKTLSKKLDRFLEHVLDEHITKREVGGKDFVAKDMVDVLLQLADDPNLEVKLERHGVKAFTQDLIAGGTESSAVMVEWAISELLRKPDIFKKAAEELDRVIGRDRWVEEKDIVNLPYVDAIAKETMRLHPVAPMLVPRQTREDCQVAGYDIPKGTRALVSVWTIGRDPELWDNPEQFFPERFLGKDIDVKGQDFELLPFGSGRRMCPGYNLGIKVIQSSLANLLHGFTWRLPYNMKKEDLSMEEVFGLSTPKKTPLVAVCEPRLPPHIYSL; encoded by the exons atggaaGCCACTTATGTTGGTGCATATGTAGCCGCATGGCTTGGAGCCCTAGCCCTCATCCTCCTCTCCCGCCGCCGCCTCCGCCACCCCAAGCTCAATCTGCCACCCGGCCCTAAACCCTGGCCTATCATTGGAAACCTAAACCTCATAAGCCACCTTCCCCACCGTTCCGTCCATGAGCTTGCCCTAAAATACGGCCCCATCATGCAGCTCAAGTTTGGGTCATACCCTGTCGTCGTGGGTTCTTCAGTAGAAATGGCCAAGGCCTTCCTGAAAACACACGACGTCACTTTTGCCGGCCGCCCTAAATTCGCAGCCGGCAAACACACAACCTACAACTACTCGGACATCACTTGGTCCCCGTATGGCCCATATTGGCGGCAAGCCCGTAAAATGTGCATTACGGAGCTTTTCAGCAACAAACGCCTAGAGTCCTATGAATATATTAGGAGGGAGGAAATGAGTGCCTTGCTTAAAGGCTTATATGATTCCTCCAACTCCAACGTTTTGCTTAAAGACCACCTTTCAACCGTGAGCCTCAACGTCATAAGCCGGATGGTGCTTGGAAAGAAGTACACCGACGAGACTAAAGATGCGATCGTGAGCCCCGATGAGTTCAAGAAGATGTTGGATGAGTTGTTCTTGCTGAGTGGGGTGTTGAACATCGGCGATTCGATACCTTGGCTTGATTTTTTGGACTTACAAGGGTACATAAAGAGGATGAAGACTTTGAGCAAGAAGTTGGATAGATTTTTGGAGCATGTGTTGGATGAACATATTACAAAGAGGGAGGTTGGTggaaaagactttgttgcaaaAGACATGGTTGATGTGCTCTTGCAGCTTGCTGATGATCCTAACCTTGAAGTTAAGCTTGAAAGGCATGGGGTCAAGGCATTTACTCAG GACCTAATTGCCGGCGGAACGGAGAGCTCAGCAGTGATGGTGGAATGGGCAATTTCGGAGCTCCTAAGGAAGCCGGATATATTCAAAAAGGCAGCGGAGGAGCTAGACAGGGTGATTGGAAGAGATAGATGGGTTGAGGAGAAGGACATTGTTAATCTCCCATATGTTGATGCCATTGCCAAAGAAACCATGAGGTTGCACCCAGTGGCACCCATGTTGGTGCCAAGGCAAACCAGGGAAGACTGCCAAGTAGCTGGCTATGACATACCCAAGGGTACCAGAGCCCTAGTGAGTGTGTGGACAATAGGAAGAGACCCTGAATTATGGGACAACCCTGAGCAATTCTTCCCTGAGAGGTTCCTAGGCAAGGACATTGATGTCAAAGGCCAGGACTTTGAGCTGCTACCTTTTGGGTCAGGCAGGAGGATGTGCCCTGGCTACAATTTGGGCATTAAGGTCATTCAGTCAAGTCTAGCTAATCTGTTACATGGATTTACATGGAGATTGCCATATAACATGAAGAAAGAGGATTTGAGTATGGAGGAGGTTTTTGGGCTTTCGACACCGAAAAAAACTCCCCTTGTTGCAGTCTGTGAGCCTCGTCTTCCACCTCATATTTACTCACTGTGA